A DNA window from Phragmites australis chromosome 11, lpPhrAust1.1, whole genome shotgun sequence contains the following coding sequences:
- the LOC133885923 gene encoding O-methyltransferase ZRP4-like isoform X2 — translation MALAAETQRCTGQALLDAQLDLWHHTFGYIKSMALKSALDLRIADAIHHHGGAATLPQIVTKVTLHPSKTPCLRRLMRALTVTGVFSAQHPADDGGEHVYRLTPASRLLVGSPNLAPFLTLVVDSVFVSPFFGLGEWFQHELPDPSLFNMTHGQAVWDMASHNATFDKLFNEGMIADSGFIMDVVIKECGDVFQGISSLVDVAGGFGEAAQAISKALHVKCIVLDLPHVVANAPAGTDVKYIAGDMFESIPPANAIFLKV, via the exons ATGGCGCTCGCCGCCGAGACCCAACGCTGCACTGGTCAGGCCTTGCTGGATGCACAGCTCGACCTCTGGCACCACACCTTCGGCTACATCAAGTCCATGGCGCTCAAGTCCGCCCTGGACCTCCGCATCGCCGATGCCATTCACCACCACGGCGGCGCAGCCACCCTCCCACAGATAGTCACCAAGGTCACGCTCCACCCGTCCAAGACCCCCTGCCTGCGACGCCTCATGCGCGCGCTCACTGTCACCGGCGTCTTCAGCGCCCAGCATCCGGCGGACGACGGTGGCGAGCACGTTTACAGGCTCACGCCGGCGTCCCGCCTTCTGGTCGGCTCGCCGAACCTGGCTCCTTTTCTAACCTTGGTGGTCGATAGCGTCTTCGTGTCCCCCTTCTTCGGCCTCGGCGAGTGGTTCCAGCACGAGCTGCCGGATCCGTCCCTCTTCAATATGACGCATGGACAAGCTGTATGGGATATGGCTAGCCACAACGCGACATTCGACAAACTCTTCAACGAAGGTATGATCGCGGACAGCGGCTTCATCATGGACGTCGTCATCAAGGAGTGCGGCGACGTCTTCCAAGGGATAAGCTCCCTGGTCGACGTTGCCGGGGGGTTCGGCGAGGCGGCCCAGGCCATCTCAAAGGCCCTACATGTCAAGTGCATCGTGCTGGATCTCCCGCACGTCGTCGCCAATGCTCCCGCTGGCACTGATGTGAAGTACATCGCCGGCGACATGTTTGAGAGCATTCCGCCGGCAAACGCTATCTTCCTCAAG GTGTGA
- the LOC133885923 gene encoding O-methyltransferase ZRP4-like isoform X1, which translates to MALAAETQRCTGQALLDAQLDLWHHTFGYIKSMALKSALDLRIADAIHHHGGAATLPQIVTKVTLHPSKTPCLRRLMRALTVTGVFSAQHPADDGGEHVYRLTPASRLLVGSPNLAPFLTLVVDSVFVSPFFGLGEWFQHELPDPSLFNMTHGQAVWDMASHNATFDKLFNEGMIADSGFIMDVVIKECGDVFQGISSLVDVAGGFGEAAQAISKALHVKCIVLDLPHVVANAPAGTDVKYIAGDMFESIPPANAIFLKWVLHDWGDADCVKILKNCKKAIPSRDAGGKVVILDMVVGVGPSDTKHRETQALFDLFIMFVNGVERDEKEWKKIIFEAGFSDYKIKPVLGVRSILEVYP; encoded by the exons ATGGCGCTCGCCGCCGAGACCCAACGCTGCACTGGTCAGGCCTTGCTGGATGCACAGCTCGACCTCTGGCACCACACCTTCGGCTACATCAAGTCCATGGCGCTCAAGTCCGCCCTGGACCTCCGCATCGCCGATGCCATTCACCACCACGGCGGCGCAGCCACCCTCCCACAGATAGTCACCAAGGTCACGCTCCACCCGTCCAAGACCCCCTGCCTGCGACGCCTCATGCGCGCGCTCACTGTCACCGGCGTCTTCAGCGCCCAGCATCCGGCGGACGACGGTGGCGAGCACGTTTACAGGCTCACGCCGGCGTCCCGCCTTCTGGTCGGCTCGCCGAACCTGGCTCCTTTTCTAACCTTGGTGGTCGATAGCGTCTTCGTGTCCCCCTTCTTCGGCCTCGGCGAGTGGTTCCAGCACGAGCTGCCGGATCCGTCCCTCTTCAATATGACGCATGGACAAGCTGTATGGGATATGGCTAGCCACAACGCGACATTCGACAAACTCTTCAACGAAGGTATGATCGCGGACAGCGGCTTCATCATGGACGTCGTCATCAAGGAGTGCGGCGACGTCTTCCAAGGGATAAGCTCCCTGGTCGACGTTGCCGGGGGGTTCGGCGAGGCGGCCCAGGCCATCTCAAAGGCCCTACATGTCAAGTGCATCGTGCTGGATCTCCCGCACGTCGTCGCCAATGCTCCCGCTGGCACTGATGTGAAGTACATCGCCGGCGACATGTTTGAGAGCATTCCGCCGGCAAACGCTATCTTCCTCAAG TGGGTTTTGCATGACTGGGGCGACGCAGATTGtgtaaaaatattaaagaaCTGCAAGAAAGCCATACCTTCCAGAGATGCAGGAGGAAAGGTTGTAATATTAGATATGGTGGTTGGAGTAGGGCCGTCAGACACGAAGCACAGAGAGACACAAGCCTTGTTTGATCTCTTCATCATGTTTGTCAATGGCGTTGAGCGAGACGAGAAAGAATGGAAAAAGATCATCTTCGAAGCTGGATTTAGTGATTACAAAATCAAACCGGTTCTAGGTGTTCGATCAATCCTTGAGGTTTATCCATAA
- the LOC133884156 gene encoding uncharacterized protein LOC133884156: MVSSVAFADLRALRDSPAAALRPTPIATPQGCLAADALQAQAIQVAMVTQKPIYSFFKRKRDEPTEQPSVSSVLAPLTELECQRQDEEQPADEPVVFRGIELLERDPSKLPQIWEYTCNQHDEVRQAYLKLGSMQPKLKNISLQDHKGISVIFSAIGSVNFHAVKECHTLLNRPNHIENIMEVISDREKERNRLWLKTSIATVKWLTLQSRTFRGHDETPESKNRGNFVEMIKLLAEFNPEIASVVLENAPLNAKYTSPDIQNEILSIFAIKVRKHIREEIGDAKFSILVDETCDIAKREQMALVFRFVDEDGVLQERLFDLIHVRNTKALTLKEELCHVLSSYSFDVQNLRDQGYDDASNMKGELNGLQALFLRECPYSYYVHCYTLRLQLALVAASREVVGVSQFFQKLLFIVNTVDSSSKRHDELHDAQMVELARLLATDELETSQGANQIRSLKRPGETRWGSHLGSISTLMDMFNL; the protein is encoded by the exons ATGGTCTCCTCGGTCGCCTTCGCCGACCTCCGCGCTCTTCGCGATTCCCCGGCGGCGGCGTTGCGCCCCACCCCAATAGCAACGCCGCAAGGCTGCCTAGCCGCGGACGCCCTCCAGGCTCAAGCCATCCAg GTGGCAATGGTTACTCAGAAACCCATTTATTCattcttcaaaagaaaaagagatgaACCTACGGAGCAACCTTCAGTCAGTTCAGTGCTTGCCCCCTTGACTGAATTGGAATGTCAAAGGCAAGATGAAGAACAACCAGCAGATGAACCTGTTGTATTTCGAGGCATTGAATTATTAGAGCGAGATCCGTCAAAACTTCCACAAATTTGGGAGTATACATGCAACCAACATGATGAAGTGCGGCAGGCATACTTGAAGTTGGGTTCAATGCAACCCAAACTGAAGAATATAAGCCTTCAGGACCACAAGGGCATTAGCGTCATTTTCAGTGCAATCGGTTCAGTGAATTTCCATGCAGTGAAAGAATGTCATACTTTGTTGAATCGACCGAATCATATAGAAAATATCATGGAAGTGATAAGCGATcgggagaaagaaagaaaccgtCTATGGCTAAAAACATCAATTGCAACTGTTAAGTGGCTAACACTTCAGTCTCGTACTTTTAGAGGTCATGATGAGACGCCTGAGTCAAAAAATAGAGGAAACTTTGTTGAAATGATAAAGCTTCTTGCGGAATTTAATCCTGAAATTGCAAGTGTTGTTTTAGAGAATGCTCCACTTAATGCCAAGTACACGTCACCTGATATTCAAAATGAGATCTTGAGTATCTTTGCAATTAAAGTCAGAAAGCATATTCGTGAAGAAATCGGGGATGCAAAGTTCTCTATTCTGGTGGATGAAACATGTGATATTGCCAAAAGAGAGCAAATGGCACTTGTTTTCAGAtttgttgatgaagatggtgtttTACAAGAAAGATTATTTGACTTGATACATGTAAGGAACACCAAAGCATTAACACTAAAAGAGGAATTGTGTCATGTATTATCCAGCTATTCCTTCGATGTACAGAACCTTCGAGACCAAGGGTATGATGATGCCAGCAATATGAAGGGAGAGTTGAATGGATTGCAAGCACTTTTTCTCAGAGAATGTCCCTATTCATATTATGTTCATTGCTATACCCTTCGTTTACAACTTGCTCTTGTTGCAGCATCAAGGGAGGTGGTTGGTGTTAGCCAATTTTTTCAGAAACTGCTCTTTATTGTAAACACAGTTGACTCATCATCAAAGCGTCATGATGAGCTCCATGATGCTCAAATGGTTGAACTTGCACGCTTACTAGCTACTGATGAGCTTGAGACGAGTCAAGGAGCAAATCAAATCCGCTCATTGAAACGTCCAGGAGAGACCAGGTGGGGTTCACACTTAGGTTCTATTTCCACCCTTATGGATATGTTCAATCTGTAA
- the LOC133885114 gene encoding transcription factor VOZ1-like: protein MPGDPDAAAAGAHPASTGKGPRSSTRHRQFRDRAKTRVDDLQDMFSGLQSARKESRSADAAVLEEQVHQMLREWRAELSVPSPASSLQGNNREFSDPPSETLRLLQLAMAEEDDDATSKLAVPRSPLPMLASHQSHEHGQNGRMPDPDQQCEAVAGGAQGDCGEVAAVANAMFNDQMYYIDHELSIDDFPRDDDYKMSFPDSNQDHFNKLHGIVQLEHQQFNFPLDLPPPNSYVDANNSVQDTGDVFVHMSDLLATMRPSPSQYLGPKCALWDCGRPVGGSEERQDYCNPYHAGLALNDDGLLGTRPVMRPRGIDLKDGPLFTALIAKVQGKNVGIPVCEGAATSKSPWNAPELFDLSLLEGESLREWLFFDTSRRAFESGNRKQRSLPDYSGRGWHESRKQVMKDFGGLKRSYYMDPQPSSNYEWHLFEYEINDSDALALYRLELKSSDPKKSAKSKLASTSLNEIQQQMVMLTADSPVENKRTARSIPKANQKGSNAKVYPHVNTPSQVTAPNAYQAVPRADQITFLNENVVYGPHLPHSENVIYGPHLPHGYSAEGSSFYWHPSDGT, encoded by the exons ATGCCGGGAGATccggacgccgccgccgccggcgcccacCCCGCGTCGACCGGCAAGGGGCCCCGCTCGTCGACGCGGCACCGGCAGTTCCGCGACCGTGCCAAGACCCGCGTGGACGACCTCCAGGATATGTTCTCCGGCCTCCAGTCCGCGCGCAAGGAGAGCCGCtccgccgacgccgccgtccTCGAGGAGCAGGTACACCAGATGCTCCGCGAGTGGCGCGCCGAGCTCAGCGTCCCCTCCCCCGCCTCCTCCCTCCAG GGGAACAACCGGGAGTTCTCGGATCCGCCCTCGGAGACGCTGCGGCTGCTGCAGCTGGCGATGGCCGAGGAGGACGATGACGCGACCAGCAAGCTGGCTGTGCCCCGATCGCCACTGCCGATGCTGGCTTCTCATCAGAGCCACGAGCACGGGCAGAACGGCCGGATGCCCGATCCCGATCAGCAGTGTGAGGCTGTGGCTGGGGGCGCGCAGGGAGATTGTGGTGAAGTGGCTGCTGTTGCTAATGCAATGTTCAATGATCAG ATGTACTATATAGACCATGAACTCAGTATTGATGATTTTCCTCGTGATGATGATTACAAAATGAGCTTTCCTGACTCAAACCAAGATCACTTCAATAAACTGCATGGGATCGTTCAGCTGGAACATCAACAGTTCAATTTTCCATTAGATCTGCCGCCTCCTAATTCATATGTTGATGCGAATAATTCCGTGCAAGATACTGGAGATGTTTTTGTCCACATGTCAGATTTGCTTGCAACAATGCGTCCGTCACCGTCTCAGTATTTGGGGCCAAAATGTGCACTCTGGGACTGTGGTCGACCTGTTGGAGGGTCGGAAGAGCGTCAAGATTACTGCAACCCTTACCATGCTGGTTTGGCTCTGAATGATGATGGTCTTCTTGGGACAAGACCTGTGATGCGTCCAAGAGGTATTGATTTGAAAGATGGGCCGCTGTTTACTGCTCTTATTGCAAAAGTCCAAGGAAAGAATGTTGGTATTCCTGTGTGTGAAGGGGCTGCAACTTCTAAATCACCATGGAATGCACCTG AACTTTTCGATCTTTCTCTTCTGGAGGGTGAATCTCTTAGAGAATGGCTATTCTTTGACACTTCAAGAAGGGCATTTGAGAGTGGCAACCGGAAGCAAAGGTCACTGCCAGATTACAGTGGCCGTGGATGGCATGAATCGAGGAAGCAGGTGATGAAAGATTTTGGGGGTCTGAAGAGGTCCTATTACATGGACCCACAGCCATCCAGCAACTATGAGTGGCATCTTTTTGAGTATGAGATCAATGATTCTGATGCTCTTGCCTTGTACCGTCTTGAGCTTAAGTCTTCTGATCCTAAAAAGAGTGCCAAATCAAAACTAGCTAGTACTTCACTGAATGAAATCCAGCAGCAAATGGTCATGCTTACCGCGGACAGTCCAGTGGAAAATAAACGGACTGCTAGGAGCATACCAAAGGCTAATCAAAAGGGTAGCAATGCAAAGGTTTATCCACATGTTAACACCCCCAGTCAAGTTACTGCTCCGAATGCTTATCAAGCAGTGCCACGGGCAGACCAGATAACATTTCTGAATGAGAACGTTGTTTATGGACCTCATCTTCCACATTCAGAAAACGTTATTTATGGACCTCATCTTCCACATGGTTACTCAGCGGAAGGAAGCAGCTTCTATTGGCACCCAAGTGACGGGACTTGA